One window from the genome of Sebastes umbrosus isolate fSebUmb1 chromosome 12, fSebUmb1.pri, whole genome shotgun sequence encodes:
- the LOC119498838 gene encoding zinc finger protein ZFMSA12A isoform X2 yields the protein MTAVMWKVVRLRNIMHYGKVEEFVSLVTEAVPDILTDRQMRLLTLGLRAKMTLQMLSSEESEDLRGVKTRLNSLLPSSSKQVHPGNEALEANFVRLVQRLLEDPKGREHFLKNVFPVEYGPDFDTALETLVCEFFTRLEELLFIPDFKQTAVWIRDTPSVLEEYMQCVSKADDLKVLLRSKAHCGKIPMMDTNVPSPSEQRLLTSLSLPPSLRETNTKDVESNTQTFQNQRESEGISPQDAGDIGVQDARWPSEEESNILDSSSAEQTTGGKCSDSVPDVHVVEEYDDGASDTCRAPSTSTESPVLSSSIIGPQRQRVAHKCSQCGKCYIYRYELLEHQRLHTGENPYKCSQCGKAFRRSSDMSSHRRTQCTKAAYVCIKCGNSFQSVQDKLRHQCVHSVGLKFDCSQCGKSFKKMHLLGKHELTHTQNRIFTCRQCGKVFPSMTELRSHQKIHPSELSNQCKQCGKFFRSAACLTAHELRHRQQRTQICVHCAKAFKNKHDLNLHMRSHTGERPFQCTYCGKRFSVSGNLNIHIRIHTGEKPYLCSDCGKGFVSAGELQIHRRTHTGERPYKCTVCGRGFTMASKVTLHMRVHTGERPYICSECGKGFSRGSELKKHTMKHTGVRPHACQLCAKTYTCLNHLKRHLKTHSVVQNQTV from the exons ATGACGGCGGTGATGTGGAAGGTGGTTCGTCTGAGGAACATCATGCATTATGGGAAAGTGGAGGAGTTTGTGTCCTTGGTAACTGAAGCTGTCCCTGACAtcttgacagacagacagatgagacTGCTCACTCTGGGCTTAAGAGCAAAG ATGACGTTACAGATGTTAAGTTCTGAAGAGTCAGAGGATCTCAGAGGTGTTAAAACACGTTTGAACAGCCTCCTGCCATCTAGCTCAAAACAG GTTCATCCAGGAAATGAAGCTCTTGAAGCCAACTTTGTCAGGCTTGTTCAAAGACTCCTGGAGGACCCAAAAGGGAGAGAGCACTTCCTCAAG AATGTGTTTCCTGTGGAGTACGGGCCTGACTTTGATACGGCTCTGGAGACACTGGTTTGTGAGTTCTTCACCAGACTGGAAGAGTTGCTGTTCATACCAGACTTTAAGCAG ACTGCAGTGTGGATCAGGGATACACCCTCTGTGTTAGAAGAGTACATGCAGTGTGTATCCAAAGCAGATGACCTTAAAGTACTGCTCAGAAGTAAAGCCCACTGTGGTAAAATACCAATGATGGATACCAATG TGCCCTCTCCCTCAGAGCAGCGGCTCTTAACATCATTatctctccctccttcacttAGAGAAACCAACACCAAAGATGTAGAAtctaacacacaaacatttcaaaaccaaagAGAATCTGAGGGGATTTCTCCCCAGGACGCAGGAGATATAGGGGTTCAGGATGCAAGATGGCCATCTGAGGAGGAATCAAACATTTTGGACAGCAGCAGTGCAGAACAAACAACAGGAGGGAAATGCAGTGACAGCGTTCCTGATGTTCACGTTGTGGAGGAGTATGATGACGGAGCTTCAGACACCTGCCGAGCTCCCTCTACATCTACTGAGAGTCCTGTATTGTCCAGCTCCATAATAGGCCCTCAACGGCAGAGAGTTGCACACAAATGCAGTCAGTGTGGAAAGTGCTACATTTACCGATATGAACTCCTGGAGCATCAGAGGCTGCACACTGGAGAAAACCCTTACAAGTGCTCTCAGTGCGGAAAGGCCTTTAGGAGGAGCTCTGACATGTCATCTCACAGGCGGACACAGTGCACAAAAGCAGCTTATGTTTGCATAAAATGCGGGAATAGCTTTCAATCAGTACAGGACAAATTAAGACACCAGTGTGTTCATAGTGTTGGTTTGAAGTTTGACTGTTCTCAGTGCGGAAAAAGCTTTAAGAAAATGCACTTGCTGGGTAAGCATGAGCTGACTCACACCCAAAACCGCATCTTCACGTGCAGACAGTGTGGAAAAGTGTTCCCCAGTATGACTGAGCTGAGATCCCACCAGAAGATTCATCCTTCCGAGCTGTCCAATCAGTGCAAGCAGTGTGGGAAATTTTTCCGCTCTGCTGCCTGTTTGACAGCCCACGAGCTGCGTCACAGGCAACAGAGAACACAGATCTGTGTTCATTGTGCCAAAgctttcaaaaacaaacatgacctGAATCTTCACATGCGCAGTCACACAGGCGAGAGGCCGTTTCAGTGCACATACTGTGGGAAACGTTTCTCTGTGTCAGGAAACCTGAACATACACATAAGGATCCatactggagagaaaccgtatcTGTGCTCTGACTGCGGCAAAGGTTTTGTTTCAGCCGGCGAGCTGCAGATACACAGACGCACGCACACAGGGGAAAGGCCATATAAGTGCACTGTATGTGGGAGGGGATTCACCATGGCGAGCAAAGTGACACTTCATATGCGCGTTCACACCGGAGAGCGCCCTTACATCTGTTCTGAATGTGGGAAAGGTTTTTCACGTGGCAGCGAATTGAAAAAACATACCATGAAGCATACAGGGGTGCGACCCCATGCTTGTCAGCTGTGTGCAAAGACTTACACATGCCTCAATCACCTGAAGAGACACTTGAAAACTCACAGCGTAGTGCAAAACCAGACTGTCTAA
- the LOC119498838 gene encoding zinc finger protein ZFMSA12A isoform X1, producing MEGPLPLSSLRLLVPPLRVMTAVMWKVVRLRNIMHYGKVEEFVSLVTEAVPDILTDRQMRLLTLGLRAKMTLQMLSSEESEDLRGVKTRLNSLLPSSSKQVHPGNEALEANFVRLVQRLLEDPKGREHFLKNVFPVEYGPDFDTALETLVCEFFTRLEELLFIPDFKQTAVWIRDTPSVLEEYMQCVSKADDLKVLLRSKAHCGKIPMMDTNVPSPSEQRLLTSLSLPPSLRETNTKDVESNTQTFQNQRESEGISPQDAGDIGVQDARWPSEEESNILDSSSAEQTTGGKCSDSVPDVHVVEEYDDGASDTCRAPSTSTESPVLSSSIIGPQRQRVAHKCSQCGKCYIYRYELLEHQRLHTGENPYKCSQCGKAFRRSSDMSSHRRTQCTKAAYVCIKCGNSFQSVQDKLRHQCVHSVGLKFDCSQCGKSFKKMHLLGKHELTHTQNRIFTCRQCGKVFPSMTELRSHQKIHPSELSNQCKQCGKFFRSAACLTAHELRHRQQRTQICVHCAKAFKNKHDLNLHMRSHTGERPFQCTYCGKRFSVSGNLNIHIRIHTGEKPYLCSDCGKGFVSAGELQIHRRTHTGERPYKCTVCGRGFTMASKVTLHMRVHTGERPYICSECGKGFSRGSELKKHTMKHTGVRPHACQLCAKTYTCLNHLKRHLKTHSVVQNQTV from the exons ATGG AGGGTCCTCTGCCCCTGTCCTCGCTGAGGCTCCTGGTTCCACCTCTGCGGGTGATGACGGCGGTGATGTGGAAGGTGGTTCGTCTGAGGAACATCATGCATTATGGGAAAGTGGAGGAGTTTGTGTCCTTGGTAACTGAAGCTGTCCCTGACAtcttgacagacagacagatgagacTGCTCACTCTGGGCTTAAGAGCAAAG ATGACGTTACAGATGTTAAGTTCTGAAGAGTCAGAGGATCTCAGAGGTGTTAAAACACGTTTGAACAGCCTCCTGCCATCTAGCTCAAAACAG GTTCATCCAGGAAATGAAGCTCTTGAAGCCAACTTTGTCAGGCTTGTTCAAAGACTCCTGGAGGACCCAAAAGGGAGAGAGCACTTCCTCAAG AATGTGTTTCCTGTGGAGTACGGGCCTGACTTTGATACGGCTCTGGAGACACTGGTTTGTGAGTTCTTCACCAGACTGGAAGAGTTGCTGTTCATACCAGACTTTAAGCAG ACTGCAGTGTGGATCAGGGATACACCCTCTGTGTTAGAAGAGTACATGCAGTGTGTATCCAAAGCAGATGACCTTAAAGTACTGCTCAGAAGTAAAGCCCACTGTGGTAAAATACCAATGATGGATACCAATG TGCCCTCTCCCTCAGAGCAGCGGCTCTTAACATCATTatctctccctccttcacttAGAGAAACCAACACCAAAGATGTAGAAtctaacacacaaacatttcaaaaccaaagAGAATCTGAGGGGATTTCTCCCCAGGACGCAGGAGATATAGGGGTTCAGGATGCAAGATGGCCATCTGAGGAGGAATCAAACATTTTGGACAGCAGCAGTGCAGAACAAACAACAGGAGGGAAATGCAGTGACAGCGTTCCTGATGTTCACGTTGTGGAGGAGTATGATGACGGAGCTTCAGACACCTGCCGAGCTCCCTCTACATCTACTGAGAGTCCTGTATTGTCCAGCTCCATAATAGGCCCTCAACGGCAGAGAGTTGCACACAAATGCAGTCAGTGTGGAAAGTGCTACATTTACCGATATGAACTCCTGGAGCATCAGAGGCTGCACACTGGAGAAAACCCTTACAAGTGCTCTCAGTGCGGAAAGGCCTTTAGGAGGAGCTCTGACATGTCATCTCACAGGCGGACACAGTGCACAAAAGCAGCTTATGTTTGCATAAAATGCGGGAATAGCTTTCAATCAGTACAGGACAAATTAAGACACCAGTGTGTTCATAGTGTTGGTTTGAAGTTTGACTGTTCTCAGTGCGGAAAAAGCTTTAAGAAAATGCACTTGCTGGGTAAGCATGAGCTGACTCACACCCAAAACCGCATCTTCACGTGCAGACAGTGTGGAAAAGTGTTCCCCAGTATGACTGAGCTGAGATCCCACCAGAAGATTCATCCTTCCGAGCTGTCCAATCAGTGCAAGCAGTGTGGGAAATTTTTCCGCTCTGCTGCCTGTTTGACAGCCCACGAGCTGCGTCACAGGCAACAGAGAACACAGATCTGTGTTCATTGTGCCAAAgctttcaaaaacaaacatgacctGAATCTTCACATGCGCAGTCACACAGGCGAGAGGCCGTTTCAGTGCACATACTGTGGGAAACGTTTCTCTGTGTCAGGAAACCTGAACATACACATAAGGATCCatactggagagaaaccgtatcTGTGCTCTGACTGCGGCAAAGGTTTTGTTTCAGCCGGCGAGCTGCAGATACACAGACGCACGCACACAGGGGAAAGGCCATATAAGTGCACTGTATGTGGGAGGGGATTCACCATGGCGAGCAAAGTGACACTTCATATGCGCGTTCACACCGGAGAGCGCCCTTACATCTGTTCTGAATGTGGGAAAGGTTTTTCACGTGGCAGCGAATTGAAAAAACATACCATGAAGCATACAGGGGTGCGACCCCATGCTTGTCAGCTGTGTGCAAAGACTTACACATGCCTCAATCACCTGAAGAGACACTTGAAAACTCACAGCGTAGTGCAAAACCAGACTGTCTAA